Proteins encoded by one window of Streptomyces uncialis:
- a CDS encoding ATP-binding cassette domain-containing protein, producing MRCEAVGKRYGTGGWVLREVDLNVAAGDVLAVIGGNGSGKSTLLRILAGLTRPTTGSVSGRPSCIGYVPDRFTAPERLSAASYLTHMGRVRGLSTATARARAHRLTDRLDLVGGVDASLRTLSKGNAQKVALAQALLVDPDLLVLDEPWSGLDASAHGVLGELVEEVAARGGAVVFTDHREAIAGAHATGSYAIAAGRVTASGHQDTAHSATLGDLTLALTARPSGPSPDDVRWDTVPGVVAVSRRDDALALRVAREHSDAVLMLALRHHWSVDAVSPAEGGPRRPSDPASPDLRPGRPRATGIQTPQLSTDRTERTTT from the coding sequence TTGCGTTGTGAAGCGGTGGGGAAGCGCTACGGAACGGGGGGCTGGGTACTCCGTGAAGTCGATCTGAACGTCGCCGCCGGTGATGTCCTTGCCGTCATCGGCGGCAATGGCTCCGGGAAGTCGACGCTGCTGAGAATCCTCGCCGGACTGACCCGGCCCACGACCGGCTCCGTGTCCGGCCGTCCGTCCTGCATCGGCTATGTGCCGGACCGCTTCACCGCCCCCGAGCGGCTCTCCGCGGCCTCCTACCTGACCCATATGGGACGTGTCCGAGGGCTGTCGACGGCCACGGCCCGTGCCAGGGCACACCGGTTGACCGATCGGCTCGACCTGGTCGGCGGGGTCGACGCCTCGCTGCGCACCCTGTCCAAGGGCAACGCGCAGAAGGTCGCGTTGGCTCAGGCCCTGCTGGTCGACCCCGACCTGCTGGTGCTCGACGAGCCGTGGTCGGGCCTGGACGCGTCGGCGCACGGGGTGCTCGGGGAACTCGTCGAGGAGGTGGCCGCGCGTGGCGGTGCGGTGGTGTTCACCGATCACCGCGAGGCCATCGCCGGAGCTCACGCCACCGGTTCCTATGCCATCGCCGCAGGACGTGTCACCGCGTCCGGCCATCAGGACACGGCGCACAGCGCGACGCTGGGCGACCTGACCCTGGCCCTGACCGCACGCCCGAGCGGCCCGAGTCCCGACGACGTGCGATGGGACACGGTGCCCGGTGTGGTGGCCGTGTCCCGCAGGGACGACGCGCTGGCGCTGCGAGTGGCCAGGGAGCACTCGGACGCTGTCCTCATGCTGGCCTTGCGTCACCACTGGTCCGTGGACGCGGTCAGCCCCGCAGAAGGCGGCCCGCGTCGGCCGTCCGACCCCGCATCACCGGACCTCCGTCCAGGGCGCCCCCGGGCAACGGGCATTCAGACGCCCCAGCTGTCGACAGACCGGACCGAGAGGACAACGACGTGA
- a CDS encoding TetR/AcrR family transcriptional regulator, giving the protein MDTATTARSAMPRPRADALRNRERIVVAAREMFVAHGPEVPFDEIARRAGVGNATVYRHFPDRRALVRGVVCHVFENVSRLAETALDGDTDPYDALCDFVHAAADERTSALCPMLADDFDSDHPSLVEVRVRIERLLAEVLDRAVNAGQLRTDVSANDLLLAVSQLTRPLPGRSGTGTGRFAHRHLQVFLDGLRAPARSVLPGDPPSLEDLRQQSCARHSPATGRPARGGTGAAVTACLVTGGSPTSTTGEE; this is encoded by the coding sequence GTGGACACCGCGACCACCGCGCGCAGCGCCATGCCCCGTCCCCGTGCCGACGCCCTGCGCAACCGGGAGCGCATCGTCGTCGCCGCCCGGGAGATGTTCGTCGCACACGGACCGGAGGTCCCGTTCGACGAGATCGCCCGCCGCGCGGGAGTCGGCAACGCCACTGTGTACCGGCACTTCCCCGACCGCAGGGCCTTGGTGCGGGGCGTCGTGTGCCATGTCTTCGAGAACGTGTCCCGGCTCGCCGAGACCGCGCTCGACGGCGACACGGACCCCTACGACGCGCTGTGCGACTTCGTGCACGCGGCGGCCGACGAACGCACCAGTGCCCTGTGCCCGATGCTCGCCGACGACTTCGACAGCGACCATCCGAGCCTGGTGGAGGTCCGTGTCCGCATTGAACGGCTCCTCGCCGAGGTCCTCGACCGGGCCGTGAACGCCGGTCAGCTCCGCACCGACGTCTCGGCCAACGACCTGCTGCTCGCCGTCTCCCAGCTCACCCGTCCGCTGCCCGGCAGGAGCGGCACGGGAACCGGCCGGTTCGCGCACCGGCACCTTCAGGTGTTCCTCGACGGCCTCCGGGCGCCGGCCCGCTCGGTGCTGCCCGGAGATCCGCCCAGCTTGGAGGATCTGCGCCAGCAGTCCTGCGCGCGTCACTCCCCGGCGACGGGGCGTCCGGCCAGGGGCGGTACCGGCGCCGCGGTGACCGCGTGCCTGGTGACCGGTGGGTCGCCGACCTCCACGACCGGCGAGGAGTGA
- a CDS encoding M6 family metalloprotease domain-containing protein, whose protein sequence is MQPSSRRIRGPRRAAVLASMTALTLAVATSAGTGRLSHGTPHTAGPAAQPTRGATVGPCMISGTLGVQMSEGMPTPPGYTRSTGTVRALNLMIDFPDAPGEGTAAERLAEFFPQTEKWFSTSSYGRLDYRPEAPIADWLRMPRTFKEYGIERGAPFDPGYRQLVEDIVTAADPEVDFGAYDLVNVLTTPNAGPSALDTVLSVTFAGNHEAPVADGVPVSNASFVYSRQDDGSGSYEETGYRVLPHENGHVFGLPDLYTHEGGGAVGHWDIMSEDWGANNDFLGWHKWKLGWLDDNQVSCVTGSGTVEYTLTPLAREGGPKLVFVPLDGRTGIAVEVRTGEGNDEAVCKAGVLVYRIDAEVDTGRGPVTVYDSGDDSGGCTRRPNVHAELSDAPFTAGETFKDQESGVQVTVDRVDLSGKYTVRVTRS, encoded by the coding sequence ATGCAGCCGTCCAGCCGTCGGATACGCGGCCCGCGCCGGGCAGCGGTGCTCGCGTCGATGACTGCGCTCACCCTCGCGGTCGCCACGTCCGCGGGCACGGGGCGGCTGTCGCACGGCACACCACACACCGCCGGACCGGCGGCACAGCCCACGCGCGGCGCGACGGTCGGGCCCTGCATGATCAGCGGCACACTCGGCGTGCAGATGTCGGAGGGCATGCCGACCCCGCCGGGGTACACGCGGTCGACCGGCACCGTCCGGGCCCTGAACCTGATGATCGACTTCCCGGACGCGCCGGGCGAGGGAACGGCCGCCGAGCGGCTCGCGGAGTTCTTCCCGCAGACCGAGAAGTGGTTCAGCACCAGCTCGTACGGGCGGCTGGACTACCGCCCCGAGGCCCCGATAGCGGACTGGCTGCGGATGCCGAGAACGTTCAAGGAGTACGGGATAGAACGCGGCGCCCCGTTCGACCCCGGGTACCGGCAGCTCGTCGAGGACATCGTGACAGCCGCGGATCCGGAGGTGGACTTCGGCGCGTACGACCTGGTGAACGTGCTGACGACGCCGAACGCCGGTCCCTCGGCGCTCGACACGGTGCTGTCGGTGACCTTCGCGGGGAACCACGAGGCACCCGTGGCGGACGGGGTGCCGGTGTCCAACGCCTCGTTCGTCTACAGCCGTCAGGACGACGGCTCGGGCTCGTACGAGGAGACCGGCTACCGCGTGCTGCCCCACGAGAACGGCCATGTCTTCGGGCTGCCTGACCTGTATACCCACGAGGGCGGAGGTGCGGTCGGGCATTGGGACATCATGAGCGAGGACTGGGGCGCCAACAACGACTTCCTCGGCTGGCACAAGTGGAAGCTCGGCTGGCTGGACGACAACCAGGTCAGCTGTGTGACGGGCAGCGGCACGGTCGAGTACACGCTGACCCCGCTGGCCCGGGAGGGCGGCCCCAAGCTGGTGTTCGTGCCGCTGGACGGCAGGACAGGCATCGCCGTCGAGGTACGGACCGGCGAGGGCAACGACGAGGCCGTGTGCAAGGCCGGCGTGCTGGTCTACCGGATCGACGCCGAGGTGGACACGGGACGAGGGCCGGTGACCGTGTACGACTCGGGGGACGACAGCGGCGGCTGCACCCGGCGTCCTAATGTGCACGCCGAACTGTCGGACGCGCCGTTCACCGCCGGTGAGACGTTCAAGGATCAGGAGTCGGGCGTCCAGGTGACCGTGGACAGGGTGGATCTGTCAGGGAAGTACACGGTTCGCGTGACACGCTCCTGA
- a CDS encoding N-acetylmuramoyl-L-alanine amidase — protein MRSQRKLWITAAVATATVAGVLTVQGLEDTSGQGGDPVDAKAEPVETDVHRAALKRSGDGRSASLGQRKTDPFSMLGVTWTDPDTKVEGTIEVRTRAAASGAWTPWVPVDTEAESRNESGQRAGLRGASEPRWVGASDGVEVRVAAADSARAGLPEGLRLDMIDPGEGAGDRASVNTAGGPAKDKTAGSQAAGAGSSVDRAAAGVSASDGHNEDTSRADEDTATTALTAMEPAAFSVAGEAEGQVSTESPTTPVAEPSTPAVPSEATPSTLEPTPAQSSPSAPAPGTSEPGTSSPSPSSDPSTAPASTPTSPVSPSQTASPTPSVPSSPGTPTSSGPTTPPAPASTAPKPPITSRVGWQADESLSSEGPEYNPDVKAVFVHHTAQTSNYSCVDSAKIMRGLHTYHVQSEGWKDLGYNFVVDKCGTVFEGRKGGTDLPVLGAHTYGFNRESAGIAVIGSYDTAAAPSAALTSVARVAAWKLGQYQADPNGTVKLKAGANGGNFAGVKFTSGSSYTFDRISGHRDGFNTICPGGQLYGQLPTIRSYAGGTVGGLAIKSVAGAGKSGSTYYAKDAVTVAWTATTPSAFVKGYELLVDGRAVATASGTASSAKATLPVGTRKVQVRATHISGRTTVTSAASVTVEKTVPTFSTKPKLALRGGTVNTAAVPVTLSWKAADTAALKEVRLTAPTAKTYGPTTTSASHTAKSGSATTWAMTAHDQAGNTASASVSGTPVILQETSAKKTGTWSAKSSSSYLGGKSSSSSAKNASLTWTFTGRSAALVVSRAATSGQMDVFVDGRLAKTVDLKSSTTKYRDAIWTQSWSSSTKHTVKIVVKGTSGRPAITTDGLVYLK, from the coding sequence TTGAGATCGCAACGCAAACTGTGGATCACCGCCGCCGTGGCCACCGCGACCGTGGCCGGAGTGCTGACCGTCCAAGGACTGGAGGACACCTCCGGCCAGGGGGGTGACCCTGTCGACGCGAAAGCGGAGCCCGTCGAGACCGATGTGCACCGGGCGGCGCTGAAGCGGTCGGGGGACGGCCGTTCCGCGTCGCTCGGTCAGCGCAAGACCGACCCGTTCAGCATGCTCGGCGTGACATGGACCGACCCCGACACCAAGGTCGAGGGAACGATCGAGGTCCGGACCCGGGCCGCGGCGAGCGGCGCGTGGACTCCTTGGGTCCCTGTCGACACCGAGGCCGAGTCCCGCAACGAGAGCGGTCAGCGCGCCGGGCTGCGTGGCGCGAGCGAGCCGCGCTGGGTCGGCGCCTCCGACGGCGTCGAGGTACGGGTGGCCGCGGCGGACTCCGCCCGCGCGGGGCTGCCCGAGGGGCTGCGGCTCGACATGATCGACCCCGGGGAAGGCGCCGGGGACCGGGCGTCCGTCAACACCGCTGGCGGGCCGGCCAAGGACAAGACCGCCGGGAGTCAGGCTGCCGGTGCCGGTTCCTCCGTGGACAGGGCCGCGGCGGGCGTGTCCGCATCGGACGGCCACAATGAGGACACGTCCCGCGCAGACGAGGACACGGCCACCACGGCTCTGACGGCCATGGAACCCGCCGCGTTCTCCGTCGCCGGCGAGGCGGAGGGGCAGGTCTCCACCGAGAGCCCCACCACTCCGGTCGCCGAGCCTTCCACTCCGGCGGTCCCCTCGGAGGCCACGCCGTCCACCCTGGAGCCGACACCCGCGCAGTCCTCACCGTCGGCGCCCGCCCCGGGGACCAGCGAACCGGGGACCAGTTCCCCGTCGCCCTCCTCGGACCCGAGTACCGCGCCCGCCTCCACCCCGACCTCACCCGTCTCCCCTTCGCAGACCGCCTCACCCACCCCCTCCGTCCCCAGTTCGCCGGGAACGCCGACGAGCTCCGGCCCGACCACCCCGCCGGCGCCGGCCTCCACCGCGCCGAAGCCGCCGATCACCTCCAGGGTCGGCTGGCAGGCCGATGAGTCGCTGAGCAGCGAGGGCCCTGAGTACAACCCGGACGTGAAAGCGGTCTTCGTCCACCACACCGCGCAGACCAGCAACTACTCCTGCGTCGACTCCGCCAAGATCATGCGGGGGCTGCACACGTACCACGTGCAGAGCGAGGGCTGGAAGGACCTCGGCTACAACTTCGTGGTCGACAAGTGCGGCACCGTCTTCGAAGGCCGCAAGGGCGGCACGGACCTGCCGGTCCTCGGCGCGCACACCTACGGCTTCAACCGTGAGTCGGCGGGCATCGCCGTCATCGGCTCCTACGACACGGCCGCCGCTCCCAGCGCGGCGCTCACCTCCGTCGCCCGGGTCGCCGCGTGGAAGCTCGGCCAGTACCAGGCCGACCCGAACGGCACGGTCAAGCTGAAGGCCGGGGCGAACGGCGGCAACTTCGCGGGTGTGAAGTTCACTTCGGGCTCTTCGTACACCTTCGACCGGATCTCCGGACACCGCGACGGCTTCAACACCATCTGCCCCGGCGGCCAGTTGTACGGCCAGCTCCCCACCATCCGCAGTTACGCGGGCGGCACGGTGGGCGGCCTCGCGATCAAGTCGGTCGCGGGGGCGGGCAAGTCGGGTTCGACGTACTACGCGAAGGACGCGGTGACGGTCGCCTGGACGGCGACGACGCCGTCGGCGTTCGTGAAGGGGTACGAGCTCCTCGTCGACGGCCGGGCCGTGGCGACGGCGTCCGGAACGGCGAGCTCCGCGAAGGCCACCCTCCCGGTCGGCACCCGCAAGGTACAGGTGCGGGCCACCCATATCTCGGGCAGGACAACGGTGACATCGGCGGCGTCGGTCACCGTCGAGAAGACGGTTCCCACCTTCTCCACCAAGCCGAAGCTCGCCCTGCGCGGCGGGACCGTGAACACGGCCGCGGTTCCGGTGACCCTGTCCTGGAAGGCAGCGGACACAGCGGCGCTCAAGGAGGTCCGCCTCACGGCCCCCACCGCGAAGACCTATGGGCCGACGACGACCAGCGCCTCGCACACCGCGAAGTCCGGCTCGGCGACCACATGGGCAATGACCGCTCACGACCAGGCGGGCAACACCGCTTCCGCGTCGGTCTCCGGGACCCCCGTCATCCTGCAGGAGACCTCGGCGAAGAAGACGGGCACCTGGTCCGCCAAGTCGTCGTCGAGCTACCTGGGCGGCAAGTCGTCCTCTTCGTCCGCGAAGAACGCCTCCCTGACCTGGACATTCACCGGCCGCTCGGCCGCATTGGTGGTCTCCCGCGCGGCCACCTCCGGTCAGATGGACGTGTTCGTCGACGGCCGCCTGGCCAAGACTGTCGACCTGAAGTCGTCCACCACGAAGTACCGCGACGCCATCTGGACCCAGTCGTGGTCGTCCAGCACCAAGCACACGGTCAAGATCGTGGTGAAGGGCACCAGCGGCCGCCCGGCGATCACCACGGACGGGCTCGTCTATCTGAAGTAG